gcgtccgtgcatTCACAAGAGTAAgcaagaagaagggagagagagagtggggggagaatgagagagatagagtttgACCTATAGGAATACTGGACTTATCTATTGTAATAGTATGTGGGtaggtgggtggttgtgtgtgtgtgtgtgtgtgtgtatgtgtgggtgtgcgcatTTGCAACGTGTGTGTGAAGTCCTCAGATGACGTTGCCTTGGACTAGCGGACAGGGGTCTACGGGCTGGCAGCCGGCAGTATAACTGTGGCTCAGGCAGGGCTCAGAGATTGTCAGTTCACTCACTGCCCTCAATCAGTCACATCCAGGACCTTCAAAGCCAAAGAACAGGAGGTACCGTACCATTACTGTCCATCTTTACCGCTTGGCAATGCAGTCAAACGCTGCCTGGCTTTCTTTAACTCTAACTGCGTTACTTTCTTTAACTCTAAATGGAGTTACTTTCTTTAACTCTAAATGGAGTTACTTTCTTTAACTCTAAATGGAGTTCAGCACCTGTTGACTTGAGATTTGCGTTTCAGGGGATCTGCCAGGTTTCAAACATGACCTGCCCACATTCTTTTAAAAGGAGAAATGTTGCTTGCatctttaaatgtatttcttgCTTTATATGTAGTCTGCAGTATATGTGGTCTGCTGTATATGTAGTCTGCTGTATATGTAGTCTGCAGTATATGTAGTCTGCAGTATATGTAGTCTGCTGTATATGTAGTCTGCAGTATATGTAGTCTGCTGTATATGTAGTCTGCTGTATATGTAGTCTGCAGTATATGTAGTCTGCAGTAATGTAGTCTGCAGTAATGTAGTCTGCAGTATATGTAGTCTGCAGTATATGCATTCTGGTGTATGACTTTTGTTGTTCCACATCTTGTGCTATTTTGTGCATTTACCTGAGATTTGTTTTGATtggttcctgtttttttcttagACATGTCGGCAAAACTGGTCTTAGCCCTCATTGTGGCACTCCAAGGTAAGAATGTATGACATGCATAGATACCACTGATTACTGAAAGAGTACAATGTCAGAAATAGCAAAATAACCCCTTAAATATTATGTCAAGCATTTGACTTTGAATATGCTTCTTCACTTAACAATGTGAATGCAACATATAGTCACATCTGACTCATTTTTGCAGGGGAGATACAAACTTTAAAAATGAGAATACTTATGCATTGTTTTTCCATAAATGTTATGGTTGTTTTACGGTGTTCAGGGAACCAAACCTGATCGATATGCATTCCCTACAGATTGTATGTTACTGTGCAGGGCCGTCTTAGCATCATGAACAGACTTTGTCTGGATCCTGATAGACTTAGATAAAGACATGGGCCTTCAGTAGTGCACTGAGTCTGGCCTCCAGTCAGCTAAGGTTATCTAACCGCTAAGTTCAACAAACCTTTGCACGCCTACACATGAATCTTCATCTGCTCCCACCTATCATCACATGCTCACATGtgtgcttggacacacacacacacacaaagacgtttGTCCATCTTTTATAGCAGTTCACCTCCCAGCTAAATACAATCAACACTAGGAAAGCAAATGACATGTGTGCACATTACCGTCTCCTAGTTCTTGGGCAGATTTGTGGATTAACTGGTGTTTCTGTCTTatttcccttccttcctttccatttcccccctcttcatccctctctctctctctccctctctctctctctctctctccctctctctcttcctctctctctctctctctcttcctctccctcagtgtCCACATGCTTGTGCGCCCCCGAGCCCGACAAGGAGCTGGTGGACAAGTATGAGGACATGAAGGCCACCTTCTACAAGAGGATACTGGCCGCCTACGGCAAGGTGCAGGCCGCCGTGGTTCCCCTGGCAGAGGGCATGGAGCACGGGTCCGTGATCAAGGAGTACGCCACGACCCTGCACGCAGATCCCAAGATGCAGAGCGCCATCAAAGCCCTGACGTGAGTTTCGTGCTGTCCCTCTCCGTCCCTTCTGTCCCCTGCTGTCCCCTTCTGTCCCCTTCTGTCCTCTTCTGTCCCTGCTGTCCCACTCCATCCCCTCACTCTCCCCTGCTCCCACCACTTACAACTGAGGAGAAAGGGATTCTAGTTGCAAAATGTGGATAAGCCATAACGCAGCACATGCCCAAGATGAGTCACTTGCTCATTGATTGATCGTTGATCATTTATCCTAACCAGggtgactttctctctctttcagtggcATGGCAGGTGAGCTGACACCTCTGGTGGACAAGGCCCGCACCGGCGCCCTGGGAGTGTACGGCGAATACCTGCGCCCCTACATTGGCACCTACCTGGATCATGCCATCCAGGGCATCAAGCCCGTGCTGGACGCTGTGTTGCCCGCTGAAGAGTAGAGCTGCTCTCCGGCCAACCTCAACCCATGAAAGACCCCCCTCTCTGCAAGCCTGTAGACACGCTAATGCCACCTGATGTTTGAGATGTATAGAAAATACACCAGCGCGTGCAGAGCAATAATTACAAATGTGAAGAAAATGTGCTAATTGCAACTGATTTAATTCTAGTCAAGGCATTGCAAAAACCAATATAGTGTTGcaactgtgtgcatgtatataccTGTGGATGGGAATGATGGATGAGGAGGATATCATCAgtgagtctttgtgtgtttgtcctgagTGAATAAACTGAACTTATTAACTCAAATAAGGTCTGTTCCTTTGCTCACAAAGCAACCTGCACATCTAGCCTGACAAGGCCACACCAATGGTTCAACAGTGACATTAGAGTAGACTGGGGTGCAACTGGGTCATTTACATCATAGCTGAAGTCCAAATGAAGTAAGGCATCTTatgcaatgaaaagaaaatggcaTTCAGTTATACGACAACAAATTGATAATAGTGATAATTAGGAGATACAGCATCCCATGAAGGCTGTTGGGCAATACAAGGGAGAAGGTTCAAAGGTCAGAGGATAACAGCATTAACAGCACACCTGACAGCTGTTTGAAATATCAAGCCTGTTATAAAGCTTGTAAAGGGTtatagggtatgtgtgtgtctgtgtgtgtcttgcacagctgttttttttacctgtCCTAGATGAATCTGCAGTATCTGTCTCGTAGATCAGTAACATCAACTCAaccagacatatatacatgtctgaCTGAGTTGATATAATttgtcatacacaaacacacacacacaaacaaacacacacacacacacacacacacacacacacacacacacacacacacacagacacacacacacacacacacacacacacacagacacacacacacacagagactgtctctcaggtctctttctcttttttgatTCCAACATGATTACACAGCTGTTATTTGATCATCCTATGGGTCATAATTGGAGGACCCCCCCCTGAGACCAAACAGACAGCAAGAACAGCGTGGGGTGCTTTTGATTAAATATGTTACCAAACGATAAACCATCAGGGATGACCTTTGAGCTTTGACCTTTGCTCATGACCTCAGCGCTGAGCCACCAGCAGCCACCACTATCTTCAATCCAGGCTGATGATAAGACCCAACATGTGACCCTCAAAACTGGACCAATGCATGGATAAATGTTCACCAGATACCAGACAGGCTGTATACGTCCAAAAAGAGTATACTTGTACAATAGATAGCAGATGACAGTGCATCTCAACTTTCCCATGCATTCTGTGAAGAATGCAGAGTCTTATTTTTGTTCACGTTTTTACAGCTGTACATAAAACGGTCAAAAACAGAAACCATGTGCATGGAATGAGAAACATTATGCTTTTAGCGGTGCCTCTGAATAACATCATGGGTGCAGGTTGCACCTTTCATTGACTGTAATTAAACTTTGCAGGTTGCCCCTTTCGTTGACTGTAAATAAACTTTGCATTCCACTTTGAAAGCAAGGGACATAAATCATTTCACTGAATCTCTTATCAGTGAAGCCTACAGACAGCTAATGATcccctgagtgagtgagtgagtgagtgagtgagtgtgtgtgtatgtgtttgtgtgtgtgtgtgtgtgtgtgtgtgtgtgtgggcctacAGACAGCTGAGGCAGCGGCGGTGACGTGTCTCGGGTGGAATAGACTTAGGACGTGATTAGGAAACGTGTTTAGGTCCACTTTGCGCAACGGAGGGGTGCTTATCTGTTTGGGAGCAGGGGTGTGCTAGTGAAGAAAGGTTACTGCAGTGTGACGAAAGATCTGTTGGACCTATCgaacacaagaaaacaaaatcaGTCTCCCAGTCAACGagtacaaacagacaaaataaaataaaaaaaacacataaacagagaaataaaaagaaacaatgcccagaaaatacatttcccctcagttttctctctctttttctctctctttctctctttttctctgtctttctctctcgttggGCCA
The DNA window shown above is from Clupea harengus chromosome 11, Ch_v2.0.2, whole genome shotgun sequence and carries:
- the apoa2 gene encoding apolipoprotein A-II; translation: MSAKLVLALIVALQVSTCLCAPEPDKELVDKYEDMKATFYKRILAAYGKVQAAVVPLAEGMEHGSVIKEYATTLHADPKMQSAIKALTGMAGELTPLVDKARTGALGVYGEYLRPYIGTYLDHAIQGIKPVLDAVLPAEE